TGTTTATTTGCGCTGTGGTGATTAGTTTTTTTCTAAAACAAAGAAAAGCTGAAGGGAATTTCTATTTTCGCAGGGTACTAACAGAACGTTACCATAATAAAAATTGGAAAAGAATTCAAAATGCTCATATTTTCCAAGGGCTGCGCGAGGGTATATTTGCATTTATCATTGCAATTTGGGTGTTTTTAATTACCCAGAGTGAGTTTTCTTTAGGGATGTTTAATTTAGTATTTTCAGGATTCTCGCTGGTGTTTTATTTTATAGGGACCAAAATAATCAAACCTTCTATGCGAAAAAAATCAATATTATTTGGCAGTCTAATATTATATTTTTCCATAGCGCTAATTATTTTTGATATTAGCTATGTACAGTTGTTAATTTACGCTGTCTTTATCGGAAGTGCTTATCCAATCATAATGATCCCATACGTTTCTTTAACCTATGATGTCATAGGAAAAGCTTGGAAAGCAAAGGAATATCGCGTGGAATATATTGTCGTGCGTGAGTTATTTGTAAATATAGGAAGAGTCATTTCCATTTCTGTTTTTCTACTTTCCGTTTCCCTTATGGATGCTGAGTTAATCATCCCGTATTTATTAGCTGTGTTTGGCACAGGGCATATCTTTATTTATTTGTTTGTAAAACATATATACTTGGAAAGTAAGATGGAAAACCAAGTGTTGCTTAAAGAACAGCTAACAGACGAAAAAAATCGGTAGGATCGCGTTTAATAAACAGCTGTAATTGAACTAACTGCTTAAGAATTTAAAAATAGATGAAATACATGACATAAAAATGATATAATATAAATTGCTTGATAGAAGAGAGACATCATATGGGGGAGAAACAATGAAGAAAAAGAAGAAAAAGGCGCAGCTTCCCTTTCGGATAAACCTATTGTTTTTTATTGTTTTTTTAATGTTTGCGGGACTCATATTACAACTGGGTGTTGTGCAAATTTTAAATGGCGAAGAATTTCAGAAAGAAATTGACCGGACTGTAAAAGATACAACAAAAGTTCCCGTACCTAGAGGGAAAATGTATGATAGTAGTCATCAAGTCATTGTCGATAATAAACCGCTCTATTCTATTACCTACACCCCGCCAAAGGGAACGCAAGCAGAAGATCGCTTGGAGCTAGCAGAAAAATTGGCAAAGTATATCTCTATGGAAAGCGATAAGGTAACGGAGCGAAACAAGAAAGAATATTGGTACTTAAAAAACAAAAAAAAGGCAGATAAGCGTTTAAAAAAGAAAGAAGCTGCAAAGTTAGACAATGCAGAGCAATACAATACCATTTTAGATAGAATCTCGGAAGACGAAATATCGGGGTTCTCCGAACAGGAGCTCGAAGTTATTGCGATTAAAGCAGAATTAGACAAAGCATATTCATTAACACCGCAAATTATTAAAAACGAAGATGTAACAGCGGAAGAATATGCTACGGTTTCTGAACATCTAGCTGAACTTCCAGGCATCAATGCAACGACAGACTGGAACAGAGAGTATCCTTATGATGATACAATGAGAAGCTTACTTGGATCGATAACATCGCAAGAGCAAGGTATATTAGCTGATAAGGAGCAATACTATTTAACTAGAGGCTACAGTCGAAATGACCGTGTTGGTAAAAGCGGCTTAGAGGAATATTATGAGGATGTACTCCGCGGACGAAAAGAACAAATTCAGTATACGACGACAAAATCAGGAGATGTAGTGGACAGCAAAACAGTCGTAGAAGGGCAGCGCGGAAAAGATTTAGTGTTAACGATGGATATGGACTTTCAGGAAAAAGTGGACAAAATTGTGCGAGATGAGTTAAAGACAGCCGTTCAGAAGTATCCTTATGATAATCGATACTTAAAAGATGCTTTGGCAGTAGTAATAAATCCTAAAACAGGCGAAATTCTCGCTGTCAGCGGACAAACGAGAGATGGTAATCAATATAAAGATGCTACGATAAAAACACTTTATGATGCACATCGTCCTGGATCTGTTGTTAAAGGTGCGACGGTATTAGCTGGGCTGGATTCAGGTGTCATCTCACCTGGTCAGACGTTTGTTGATCGACCGATAAAAATCAAAGGAACGCCACAAAAAGGCTCTTATCAATCTTTAGGAGCTGTAAATGACATTACAGCGTTGAAACTATCATCCAACGTGTATATGTTTTATATTGCTCTTAAAATGGGCGGGGAGAATCGCTATCCGTTTCCACAAAATGGAAAGGCGGCGTTTGATCCTGCGGCATGGCAGGAAATGAGAAATTATTTTCAGCAGTTTGGGTTAGGAGTGGGAACGGGAATCGATTTCCCATTTGAAAGTGTTGGTTATGAAGGACCAACTAAATCTGCAGCTGGACTATTAATGGACCAGGCGATTGGACAGTACGATACGTATACGACCATGCAGCTAGCGCAATATGTTTCAACGATTGCTAATGATGGTTATCGTGTGCGCCCGCATTTTTTAAAGGAAATACGTGAACCAAGCAGATCCGACAAGCAGTTAGGAAGCGTGTATCGGAGTGAGAAGACAAAAGTATTAAATCAGATTCAAATGGATCAAGCATATATTGATCGAGTGCAAGAGGGGTTCCGACAAGCTTTTCAAGAGCGGAATGGAACCGTATTTAGTTATGGAAGTTCAAGGGATTATAAACCTGCTGGAAAATCAGGAACAGCGCAAAATGCGATCTATAAAGATGGGAAGCAAATTGCGGAAACAGAAAACCTTTCATTAGTAGGCTATGCCCCTTATGACGACCCTGAAATCGCTTTTGCCGTAATGGTTCCGAATGTAGGGCTTGGCAATGGTTATAGGGTTAACTATGAAATTGGTTTTAAAATAATGGATGCTTATTTTGAGGCGAAAAAAGATAGTGATAAAGACGATACAGATACAGCATCGGAAGACGGATAGAAAAAGAAACGTACAGAGCCACGTCTGTACGTTTCTTTTTTTTCCCCCGAATGAAAGGGACTGCTATTTCAAGATTAAAGGGTAAATAAAAAGGCTTTGTGTAAGATAATGACAGCTAAACTCCCAAATTAATGAACTTGTAAGATGTAGAATTCAAAAGGTGGGACACGTATAAAAAAAGTATATTCTCTTTTTAAGGAGAACAAAAATTTTACCCTTTGTTCGATTTTCAAGCGCTTGTTCACTTTATATACGGCATATAAGGTGCTGTAAGACTCCCACTTCAGGAGTTGGATAAATTGTACAGCAACAAGTCTAAGCGGGAGATAACAGCACCTAAATGTCCTATTTCGTAAGAAGCCTTTAGGTCATACCATTACGGTACTAACAAGCCGTGAGGGATGAATAAAACTCCCTACTGGTGGAAGATTCACTTTATAGTAGCCTTTGTTTAGAAGATGTAAAAGAACAAAATTTGTTTTCAGTCTTGTAAATAATTTCTATATTTTACTAAATGCATAAAAAATTATTTATTAATCATTAACTCAAATAAACAGAAATACGTGTTAACGTAAAATTTACAAAAAATTAATGTTTACTCCATAATAGGTACATAGTGTTTTGCTATGATAGTATCACGTTGATAAATAGGAGGTAATGATATGCAGACGAGGGGGCAGTTTGACCAAGAGCTGAAAGAAATAGATCAGGAAATTGTAGAATTGGCTAATTTAACAGAAAAAGCTTTGGCAAACGCTGTTCGAGCGTTATTTAATCAGGATATTGACCTAGCTGAGCAAGTAATCGAGGCTGACAAAGTAATTGATAAGAAAGACTTAGAAATAAATGATAAAGTCGTGCTTTTAATTGCAAAACAAAACCCAGTCGCAACGGATTTACGCCGTCTAATAACGGCTATTAAGATTGTTGCCGACTTAGAACGGATGGCTGATAATGCTAGAAATATTGCACGATCTACCATTCGGTTGGGAGAAAATAAAGAAGTGCTCATCCCGAATCGGTTAAACACTATGCAAGAAACATTGGTAAATATGCTTCACACAGCTATCACAGCTTTCACGGAAGAAGACGACAAGCTGGCAGCTCAATTATCCGAAATGGACGATGCTGTGGATAGGGAAAATAAACTCATTCTAAGTGAATTATTAGGAGAAACAGCAACGAATCCAGATAAGATTCAATATATTATGCAAATCTCTCTATGCTCAAGGTATCTAGAGCGCTTTGGGGACCATATTACTAATATCGGAGAGAGTATTTTATACTTGATTAAAGGTGAAAATTATAATTTAAATTAACTCTATTAAATTAGCAAATTCGTTTCAGTTGCCGCTGTTGCATTAAGTATTTTATGAAAATAAAAAAGCTGAGAAGCAGTTAGTTCTGCTTCTTAGCTTTATTTTGTAATTGCTTCAGCAATTTCTTTTAAACTCATGTCACTGGACACTTTAAATTTACCCAGCTGTACTTTTTGACTATAATCATTGTCTTCTAAATACGCATTAAATTTTGCAGCGTCATCAATGATATCATTTGCTTCGAGCTGGTCACTAATTTCTGAAGAAGGCATTCCTTCTTTAATATTTACTGTAAATGTCTTCTTTTCATCTTCTTTATTTTTTTCTTTGTCCGCTGCTTGCTTTTTATCATCATTTTGTTTAGCTTTGTTTTTATCTTCTTTATCGGCATTCTGGTTTTCTTGCTTGTCTTCGTTGTTATCGGACTTATCTTCTGCAGATTTAGCTTTTGTATCTGGCTGTTGCTCGTTCTTCGCAGCGGTTGCTTCATCTTCAACTTCATCTTCAACTTCATCTACAGATACCGCAATATACTCAGAATTTGTCAGTACATGGTAACCTTTATCCTCCACCAATGTAACCAACTCTTCATCAGAGAGGTTGTCAGCGGTTTGAATGTTTCCATTCGTGAAAAAATAAACCCCTAACATGATTATACCAGCTGTTAAGAGGCCGATACCAAATAGGCGTATAGGCTGTTTCATCTTGTCCTCCTCCCTTGTTACGATTTGTTTTCTATACGATTGTCTGTGAAGTTCTCAGTTAATAGTTCTTCTTCCAGAATCTTAATTTTCTTTTTCATTTGATATGTATCTTGCATCGTTGTAATGGAAAATTGTTCTAATTGACTTTCAACCTGCTCGATTCGATCATTCATGAAAAAGGATATAGCAAGTAAAACGATTCCGACTGCAATAATGGAAATAATTGCATATATCATCTGCTTCCCTCCTTCTACTCAATACTAGTTATAACATAAAATGATGTCGAAATGCCATTACAAATTTATTATTTTTTGTAGAAAGAAGCATAAATATGCTTCTTAACAATAAAAAACATGTATAGCACTTATCGTTTGGATGGAAGTAGCCATCATGTATGCCCATTGGGGCTTCTCACTTTAAACAGGTCCCCTTTTGACATGTCTCACGATAAAGTTTATCTCGTTTAAATTCTTGCTTGTTTGGCTAACATTTGGTATTATAAATAAGTCTGAAATGAAATTATCGCTAATGAAGCAACAATTTGGTAAAGTTTGGAGGGAAAAATGATGCGCGTTAACATTACTTTAGCTTGTACAGAAACGGGAGATCGTAATTATATTACAACTAAAAATAAACGTACTAATCCTGAGCGTCTTGAGCTTATGAAATACAGTCCACGTCTTAAAAAACATACTTTACATCGTGAAACAAAATAACGATTATAATAGAACCTTTATCTTTGAGATAAGGGTTTTATTATTATTTTCAATACATAAATACAAAAACGGAAATTCAATCACATACTAAATATCCTATCTAAAGTTCCGCACAAACCTTTTCAATTTTAAAAAGGGAGGAGATCTCTTGTGACAAAAGAACAACTTCGAAAGTCCACCATAACTATCTTAAATCAAATGGATGCGGCGCAAAGAAAAAAAGTTGAACAGCAGTTACATCATCAATTGGTTACTTCATCAATTTGGAAGAACGCAGATACTATTGGGATTACGATCTCGAAAGGTTTTGAATGGGATACAAATAAACTAATTAAACAAGCTTGGGAACAAGGTAAAACCGTTTGCGCACCTAAATGTGTGCCTGCAACAAAAACAATGGATTTTTACGCATTTCATACATATGACCAATTAGAAGTTGTTTATTATCGTCTGTTAGAGCCAGACCCAAGTAAAACCGTATATATACCTCCTGCTAACATTGATTTGTTAGTGGTACCAGGTATTGTATTTGATCAGAAAGGCTACCGCATTGGTTTCGGGGGCGGGTATTATGATCGGTTTTTAGTAGGGTTTCCGAATTTTACTGTATCCATTTTGCATAGCAGTCAACTAATTGAATCTATACCAAAGAACGTATTTGATATACCCGTACAGCATTTAATTACAGAAGCAGGTTTGTTGCTGAAAAAAAAGTAGATGGTGGATCGGTTTTTTCTGCATAAAATATATCAGCTGTGATCATAACTAAGAACATCAATGATAAAGAGGTGTTCCTATGCGTATGATCGTATTATTTGCTGGTACTATGGCTGCAGTTGCTTTAGTATTTAAATGGCGTTATCGGATATTAAATACACTATTGGCAATTGGCTTTTTAAGAAAATTTGCTGTACAGTTATCTATGAGTTCTCCTTCCATCCGTCGTATTTTTATACCATGGATGTTTCAAGGCAAATCCAATTGATAATATTTGGATTAGGCTTTTTTATTTCGAATAATATATAGTGCCGTAAAACTCTCACTTTACCAATTGCATGGATACTAAAAAGGCTAGGTGGGAGATAAGGCTCCTAAATTCCCGATTCGTTTAAGATCCTTTTGGACCCTTGCGATACCAACAATTAGTGGGGGAAGAAGCCCCCCTAATTGGAGATTAACTTTGTGAAAACGAATACTATTAGCGGGGCTGAATGATTTGGATACAGAAGAAGTATTAGTCCCGTAAACGTTATCTTACATAAATAATACATATAGGTTGTGAATTCATCTTTGCTATCCATACATGGTAAAATAGCTTGTATAAAAAGAAATAGGGAAGAATAATAGAAACAGAGAACGTTAGGGGAGATGTGATAATGTATTTAGATGAACAGTATGCGATGTATAGAATGGCTTATCAATTTGTTTCCCGCGATGAATATGATGTTCTTTATGTAAATGAACAAGGAAATGAAATTTGGTTAGAAAAAAATGCTGGGAAGAACTCGAAAGTCTTACGATTGATCAATCAGGGATTTGATTGGAAGAACCATTTAAAAAAAGACATCGCAGTCGTTTTTCAAAAAGTAAAAGCAATGAAGAAGTTTTTAAGAGCAAAACATATTCAAATACATAATATTTATATATCAGAGTACGCTCCTGTTGATTCTTGGGAGTTCTTAAAGCAACCGATGAAGTTAAATGAAAAACAACCAATCACGATGAAATTATATTATTTGTCTAATTCTCATTATGAGGAAGAAAAGCAAAGATTGGAAAAAGAAATTGGAATTTCGTCTCTGGATGTTGATTTCTCAAATGAAGAAACAGTGAAGGAAGAACGAGTAGCCTCTTATAAACAATTTTTAAGACAGCGGGTTTTGGATGACAAGAAACATACAGAAGGGATGTTTTCTTTTGGAAAGCCTAGACTTACATATATCATATTACTTTTATGTGTGAGTTTATTTCTCATGTTGGAAACAAATGGTGGGAGTGAAAACATACAAACACTGATACAATTTGGTGCGAAATTTAACCCTGCCATCATGGAAGATGGAGAATGGTGGCGAATCGTCAGCTCCATGTTTTTACATATTGGTTGGTTACACTTAGTAATGAATATGATTGCTGTCTACTACTTGGGCACATTAGTCGAGCGGATTTACGGTTCCCTTCGATTTTTAATAATTTATTTTCTTGCCGGAATTGGTGGCGGAATAGCAAGCTTTGCCTTCTCGGCAAATATTGCTGCAGGTGCGTCAGGGGCTTTATTTGGTTTATTCGGAGCCTTACTGTTTTTCGGTCTTCACCATCGCCGGATTTTTTTCCAAACGATAGGAACCAACGTGATTATGTTAATTGGTATCAACATTGTGTTTGGCTTTTCAATTCCTGCAATTGACAATGGCGCCCATCTTGGTGGGTTAGTTGCCGGTTTTATTGCTTCTGGCATTGTCCATTTACCTAAACAGAAAGAATGGGGCAAGCAAATCGGTGCAGTTCTCGTCTATTTAGCACTTGCTTTTGGAATCATACAATATGGCGTAGCCAATAACATGAGTTCACCAATGTATTATATTATGCAGATCGATGAATTAGTAAAAGAAGAAAATTATGAACAAGTTATCACGGAAGCAAACGATGCCTTACGTAATAGTGAAGGTGATGAAAAATGGAGAGCGGCTATATTATTTAACCGTGCCTATGCATATATAAAATTAAATCAACAGGATTTAGCCATTAAAGATTTAAAACAAAGTATACAATTGGATCGAAATTTTCCGGAAGCACATTATAACCTTGCTTTAATTTACTATCAGCAAGGAAATATGGAGGAAGCGGAAGAATTAATCGAAAAAGCTTATCAATTAGATCCTAATAATGATGATTTTATCAATATGTATGAGCAGATCACAGGTGAAAAAGTTAAATAACAGCTTGCTTCTTATTATCTATGAACAAACAGGAAAGTGGTCATTGTTTACACAAAGCAACTTATATCTGCTCGAATAAAGAATTTTCCATCAGTAGGGAGTTTCATTCATCCCACACAGCTTGTTAGTACCGTAATGGTATGACCTATTCCGAAATAGGACATTTAGGTGCTGTTATCTCCAACTTAAACTTGTTGCAGTACAGATTACCCAAATCCTGAAGTGGGAGTCTTACAGCACTTTACATACGGGATAAACTTTTTTTGTTTGTCTTTTTAATCATTATACTTATCGAATAATGACCTATTGGGAAAAGGAATAGTTTTGAATCAGCTTTTCCTTTTTCCCATTCACTTCATAAAGCACAAGCAAATGCTTGTTTTGTTTATCAAATAGAATGATTGGAATATAGCTGTCAACCACTTTTTCGGCGTTTACGATGGGTAAAAGATAATTTTTGTATAATCCTTCCCAAAGTTGTCCAATAACCTTATCAGTTTGCGCTTGTGTTAAACCGGACAGAGCTTGATTCTTAAATTTATCCAAATCCGTTAATGGCACATGATAATACGCTTTTTCATCAATACTGAAATAATCAAATAAAGTGTTCCAATAGTATGTAAGTTGTTGCATAGATGCACGGTCGAGTAAGGCTTTCCACTCTTTTTCGTAACGTGTAGAAGGAGTTTTGAATGAATCTAATGCTGCAGCAGGTGAGTCAATAACGTAAAGATGATCACTTGACATTTGCTGGATACTATTGATTTGGTTACCTTGTTTATGAATTTCACCATGATGGAATGAAATAGCCTCATATAAACTACTATCTTCTAAAGTAAGCATTTTTTTTAAATGAATCGCATCCGTATCCTGTATCCACTTAGACACCGCTCCTCTGAGCCTCCCATTATCAAATAATAAGGAAACGTCCTGCCTTAAATATACAGGGATTTCCGTTGTAGAAGATGCTTTCCACATGATTTCATAGTCATCTTTCCCTTTTTCAGTAAGAAGTTGTAAATCTGTTTCAGCAGCCGTAAAAGAGAGCTCTTCATCGATTGG
This genomic interval from Virgibacillus pantothenticus contains the following:
- a CDS encoding peptidoglycan D,D-transpeptidase FtsI family protein, with the protein product MKKKKKKAQLPFRINLLFFIVFLMFAGLILQLGVVQILNGEEFQKEIDRTVKDTTKVPVPRGKMYDSSHQVIVDNKPLYSITYTPPKGTQAEDRLELAEKLAKYISMESDKVTERNKKEYWYLKNKKKADKRLKKKEAAKLDNAEQYNTILDRISEDEISGFSEQELEVIAIKAELDKAYSLTPQIIKNEDVTAEEYATVSEHLAELPGINATTDWNREYPYDDTMRSLLGSITSQEQGILADKEQYYLTRGYSRNDRVGKSGLEEYYEDVLRGRKEQIQYTTTKSGDVVDSKTVVEGQRGKDLVLTMDMDFQEKVDKIVRDELKTAVQKYPYDNRYLKDALAVVINPKTGEILAVSGQTRDGNQYKDATIKTLYDAHRPGSVVKGATVLAGLDSGVISPGQTFVDRPIKIKGTPQKGSYQSLGAVNDITALKLSSNVYMFYIALKMGGENRYPFPQNGKAAFDPAAWQEMRNYFQQFGLGVGTGIDFPFESVGYEGPTKSAAGLLMDQAIGQYDTYTTMQLAQYVSTIANDGYRVRPHFLKEIREPSRSDKQLGSVYRSEKTKVLNQIQMDQAYIDRVQEGFRQAFQERNGTVFSYGSSRDYKPAGKSGTAQNAIYKDGKQIAETENLSLVGYAPYDDPEIAFAVMVPNVGLGNGYRVNYEIGFKIMDAYFEAKKDSDKDDTDTASEDG
- the phoU gene encoding phosphate signaling complex protein PhoU, which gives rise to MQTRGQFDQELKEIDQEIVELANLTEKALANAVRALFNQDIDLAEQVIEADKVIDKKDLEINDKVVLLIAKQNPVATDLRRLITAIKIVADLERMADNARNIARSTIRLGENKEVLIPNRLNTMQETLVNMLHTAITAFTEEDDKLAAQLSEMDDAVDRENKLILSELLGETATNPDKIQYIMQISLCSRYLERFGDHITNIGESILYLIKGENYNLN
- a CDS encoding MFS transporter; protein product: MQKSHFFHFDNNNINKDFIFLLIIGGLYSLGLFLSNTFVNIYLWKQSGDYITIAVYNLAIYIFQPITFIIAGKLAKKVDRVIVLRLGVIFLSLFFLNVLLIGEKAAYFNFMLGGLLGIGYGFYWLAFNVLTFEITEPDTRDFFNGFLGVLQSFSGMIGPLLAGIIIAKMEANIGYTVIFSVSFLMFICAVVISFFLKQRKAEGNFYFRRVLTERYHNKNWKRIQNAHIFQGLREGIFAFIIAIWVFLITQSEFSLGMFNLVFSGFSLVFYFIGTKIIKPSMRKKSILFGSLILYFSIALIIFDISYVQLLIYAVFIGSAYPIIMIPYVSLTYDVIGKAWKAKEYRVEYIVVRELFVNIGRVISISVFLLSVSLMDAELIIPYLLAVFGTGHIFIYLFVKHIYLESKMENQVLLKEQLTDEKNR
- a CDS encoding rhomboid family intramembrane serine protease, with the protein product MYLDEQYAMYRMAYQFVSRDEYDVLYVNEQGNEIWLEKNAGKNSKVLRLINQGFDWKNHLKKDIAVVFQKVKAMKKFLRAKHIQIHNIYISEYAPVDSWEFLKQPMKLNEKQPITMKLYYLSNSHYEEEKQRLEKEIGISSLDVDFSNEETVKEERVASYKQFLRQRVLDDKKHTEGMFSFGKPRLTYIILLLCVSLFLMLETNGGSENIQTLIQFGAKFNPAIMEDGEWWRIVSSMFLHIGWLHLVMNMIAVYYLGTLVERIYGSLRFLIIYFLAGIGGGIASFAFSANIAAGASGALFGLFGALLFFGLHHRRIFFQTIGTNVIMLIGINIVFGFSIPAIDNGAHLGGLVAGFIASGIVHLPKQKEWGKQIGAVLVYLALAFGIIQYGVANNMSSPMYYIMQIDELVKEENYEQVITEANDALRNSEGDEKWRAAILFNRAYAYIKLNQQDLAIKDLKQSIQLDRNFPEAHYNLALIYYQQGNMEEAEELIEKAYQLDPNNDDFINMYEQITGEKVK
- a CDS encoding endolytic transglycosylase MltG, with amino-acid sequence MKQPIRLFGIGLLTAGIIMLGVYFFTNGNIQTADNLSDEELVTLVEDKGYHVLTNSEYIAVSVDEVEDEVEDEATAAKNEQQPDTKAKSAEDKSDNNEDKQENQNADKEDKNKAKQNDDKKQAADKEKNKEDEKKTFTVNIKEGMPSSEISDQLEANDIIDDAAKFNAYLEDNDYSQKVQLGKFKVSSDMSLKEIAEAITK
- a CDS encoding 5-formyltetrahydrofolate cyclo-ligase encodes the protein MTKEQLRKSTITILNQMDAAQRKKVEQQLHHQLVTSSIWKNADTIGITISKGFEWDTNKLIKQAWEQGKTVCAPKCVPATKTMDFYAFHTYDQLEVVYYRLLEPDPSKTVYIPPANIDLLVVPGIVFDQKGYRIGFGGGYYDRFLVGFPNFTVSILHSSQLIESIPKNVFDIPVQHLITEAGLLLKKK
- the rpmG gene encoding 50S ribosomal protein L33; the protein is MRVNITLACTETGDRNYITTKNKRTNPERLELMKYSPRLKKHTLHRETK